The window CATTTGAAACCTGTGCCGAACCTGTGGGAGCTGGCTTGCTGGCGATGAGGCCAGTGCAGGCAAACCCCAATCTATTCCACGCGCGTCTCGCCGCTATACACCAATATCTCCCGACACCGCTTGCACAGGTAGCGCCGCCCTTGGCGCACCAGCTTGTGCCGCTGCGCGGTAAACGGGAAGTCGCTCTGCGGGCAGGGGCAGCGGTAGATGTAGCGGGTCACCACGCGCCTTTGCACTTCGTAGTTGTGGCAACGGTTGGGCGGCAGTTCATACACCCCGCGCATGATCAGCTGCCACTCTTCGCCATGGGCCTGGATGCGGTCGCCGAACAGATGGTGTGCCACCAGGTGCGCCACCTCATGGGCCACGGTCTGGCGCAGGAAGTCTTCCTGGTTTTCGCGGTAAAGCTGCAGGTTGAAGCGCAGCAGGTTCTCGTGCAGGTGGGCGACGCCGGCTTTTTGCCCGCGCAGCTTGAAGCTGATTTCCGGGCGTGGGAAGGGGCGTTTGAAGAAGGTTTCAGCTTGCTGGTAACAGGTTTCGACGCGTTGTCTGAGCAGCTCGGGCATGGCGGGGTGGTTCTCCTGACCGGACATTATGCCGCAACCCCGGGCAACCTGCCGAGCCACCGGTCAGCGCACAGCCAGAGGCCGCCTTGCGGCGGCCCCAGGTTTGATGCCCCAGTGTTGGTCGAGTCTGTTCTAGTTGGTGTAGACGGGCCCCACGCCCAGTCCCCAGATGATCACCGTGGCGGCCATGATCGCCACCAGTACCACAAGGCCTACCGCCAGCACCGAGCTGGAGAACAGGAAGCCTTCGTCGGACGGTATGTTCATGAACGTCGGCAAACCGACGTACAACAGGTACACCGTGTAGCAGATGGCGGCCGTGCCGATCAGCATGCCCAGCCACAGGTGCGGGTACAGCGCCGCCAGGCCGCCGATGAACAACGGTGTGGCGGTGTAGGTGGCAAAGGCGATGCACTGTGCCATGGACGGGTTGGCATCGTAGGTACGGGCCATCCAGTGGATGAACGCCCCCATTACCGCCACCCCGGCAAGCATCGCCAGGTACGACATGATGCTCATCCAGATGGCGCTTTCCATGGTCAGCATCACCGCTGGCCGGTCGCCGATCACCCAGCCGACCTGGGTTGTACCGATGAATGCCGAAACGGCGGGGATCGCAGCCAGGATCAGGGTGTGCGTCAGGTACATGTGGCTGATGGTTTCTTCTTCGCCACGAATTTCCCGCCATTCCTGGTCGGGATGGGTAAACAGCCCCACAACGTGATGAATCATGCCGATCACTCCTCTCAATGTTGCCAAACGCCCCCCAGATGGAGCGCAAGCGGCCCTAGGCCCGAACACCGAAGCAAGCGGTAATGTGGCCTTATGTCGCAGTATAGGAAGCCGTTACCCGCATAAACCGTGCTTTTTAGAGCAAATTGCGCTGTAAGACGCGCTGTTGATTACAATGAAGTCTTTATCGGAATGCCTACAGCGCCGCCGCGTTTGTGCGTAAAATAGCCGGCTTTTGTCACACCTCGCGGATCCAAGCGCTATGGGCACCCTCTCGGTCAACCAGAACAAACTGCAAAAACGCCTGCGTCGTCTCGCCGGCGAAGCCATCACCGACTACAACATGATCGAGGATGGCGACAAGGTCATGGTCTGCCTGTCCGGCGGCAAGGACAGCTACACCATGCTCGACGTTCTGTTGCACCTGCAGAAGGTGGCACCGATCAAGTTCGAGATCGTCGCGGTGAACATGGACCAGAAGCAGCCGGGGTTCCCCGAGCATGTGCTGCCGGCCTACCTGAAGGAAGTGGGCGTCGAGTACCACATTGTCGAGAAGGACACCTATTCGGTGGTCAAGGAGCTTGTCCCCGAGGGCAAGACCACCTGCTCGCTGTGTTCGCGCCTGCGCCGTGGCACCCTGTACACCTTTGCCGACGAAATCGGCGCGACCAAGATGGCGCTGGGGCACCACCGCGACGATATCGTCGAAACCTTCTTCCTCAACATGTTCTTCAACGGTGCGCTCAAGGGCATGCCGCCGAAGCTGCGTGCCGACGATGGCCGCAACGTGGTGATCCGCCCGCTGGCCTACTGCAGCGAGAAGGATATCCAGGCCTACTCGGACATG of the Pseudomonas asiatica genome contains:
- a CDS encoding SprT family zinc-dependent metalloprotease produces the protein MPELLRQRVETCYQQAETFFKRPFPRPEISFKLRGQKAGVAHLHENLLRFNLQLYRENQEDFLRQTVAHEVAHLVAHHLFGDRIQAHGEEWQLIMRGVYELPPNRCHNYEVQRRVVTRYIYRCPCPQSDFPFTAQRHKLVRQGRRYLCKRCREILVYSGETRVE
- a CDS encoding Yip1 family protein gives rise to the protein MIHHVVGLFTHPDQEWREIRGEEETISHMYLTHTLILAAIPAVSAFIGTTQVGWVIGDRPAVMLTMESAIWMSIMSYLAMLAGVAVMGAFIHWMARTYDANPSMAQCIAFATYTATPLFIGGLAALYPHLWLGMLIGTAAICYTVYLLYVGLPTFMNIPSDEGFLFSSSVLAVGLVVLVAIMAATVIIWGLGVGPVYTN
- the ttcA gene encoding tRNA 2-thiocytidine(32) synthetase TtcA, encoding MGTLSVNQNKLQKRLRRLAGEAITDYNMIEDGDKVMVCLSGGKDSYTMLDVLLHLQKVAPIKFEIVAVNMDQKQPGFPEHVLPAYLKEVGVEYHIVEKDTYSVVKELVPEGKTTCSLCSRLRRGTLYTFADEIGATKMALGHHRDDIVETFFLNMFFNGALKGMPPKLRADDGRNVVIRPLAYCSEKDIQAYSDMKEFPIIPCNLCGSQENLQRQVVKDMLVEWERKHPGRTESIFRALQNVAPSQLADRNLFDFTSLKIDENATPRFLDVLNI